Proteins from a single region of Terriglobales bacterium:
- the selB gene encoding selenocysteine-specific translation elongation factor has translation MKSVIVGTAGHIDHGKTTLVKALTGIDADRLQEEKRRGITIDLGFANLELGLDSGERLRLGFVDVPGHERFVRNMLAGVGGIDVVLFVIAADEGVKPQTREHFEICRLLNIPRGIVALTKYDAVDEDTLEVVRLEVEDFLRGSFLDPARTPIVAVSAVRADGMEQLKQELARVAGEVTVKDSTTLTRLPIDRAFVMKGFGTVVTGTLIGGSIRRDEELELHPARKRVRVRGIQVHGATTDQARAGERTAINLANVTTEEIARGMMLTQPGTLEATRSIDVRLQLLADAKPLKHLARVHLHSFASETVAQVRLLQAKELQPGKTGLAQLRPADSLVVTPGDRFIIRQFSPVVTIGGGVVLDSFPIRHRTKRTTDVSEFLSTLESAGSAEALALRIDRRGSDGLTPADAVKELGRTPASIKKDIRTLIESGRILAAGELLVAKSAALKAAKTILALLEEFHKTNPLVAGISKEALRERLGLSDQLFTFLINQLTAGKKIEAQGEQIRLAGRGVTMSGDEERARKAIEEAFSSAGLKVPLLKDVLASLSIDRARSQKIMTLLLREGVLVKLGDELVFHRTALEQLRHLVSAEKNKTPRIDVSRFKDLAGVTRKHAIPLLEYLDRERVTRRVGDVREIL, from the coding sequence ATGAAATCTGTCATCGTTGGCACCGCCGGACATATCGATCACGGTAAAACTACGCTCGTAAAAGCACTCACCGGCATCGATGCCGACCGCCTTCAGGAAGAGAAGCGGCGTGGGATCACGATCGATCTGGGCTTTGCCAATCTGGAACTTGGTTTGGATTCAGGCGAAAGGCTCCGGCTTGGATTCGTCGATGTTCCAGGTCACGAGCGTTTCGTCCGTAATATGCTAGCCGGCGTGGGCGGTATTGATGTCGTGCTCTTCGTAATTGCTGCCGATGAAGGGGTCAAGCCGCAGACGCGCGAACATTTTGAGATCTGCCGTCTGCTGAATATTCCGCGGGGGATCGTTGCGCTCACAAAGTACGATGCCGTTGACGAGGACACATTGGAAGTGGTTCGCCTTGAAGTCGAAGACTTTTTGCGCGGATCGTTTCTCGATCCGGCGCGCACTCCGATTGTCGCCGTAAGCGCGGTTCGCGCTGATGGTATGGAGCAACTGAAGCAGGAGCTCGCGCGAGTCGCAGGTGAAGTCACGGTCAAGGACTCAACCACGCTCACGCGTCTTCCAATCGATCGCGCGTTCGTCATGAAGGGATTCGGAACAGTAGTTACGGGCACACTGATTGGCGGCTCGATACGACGCGATGAGGAACTTGAGCTGCATCCCGCGAGAAAACGCGTGCGTGTGCGCGGAATCCAGGTGCACGGAGCCACTACCGATCAGGCGCGTGCCGGCGAACGCACCGCGATTAATCTTGCGAACGTGACGACAGAAGAGATCGCGCGTGGGATGATGCTGACTCAACCCGGAACACTGGAGGCGACGCGCAGCATCGACGTACGTCTGCAGTTACTGGCAGACGCGAAGCCTCTGAAGCATTTGGCGCGTGTTCATCTGCACTCCTTCGCATCCGAAACGGTTGCGCAAGTCAGGCTTCTGCAAGCGAAAGAGCTGCAACCGGGCAAGACTGGCCTGGCACAACTCCGCCCTGCGGATTCCTTGGTCGTCACTCCAGGTGACCGGTTCATCATTCGCCAATTCTCGCCGGTCGTCACAATCGGAGGCGGAGTTGTTCTCGATTCTTTCCCAATTCGGCACAGAACTAAGAGGACAACCGATGTTAGCGAGTTCCTCAGTACTCTTGAAAGCGCCGGTTCCGCCGAGGCCCTGGCGCTGCGAATCGACCGGCGCGGCTCAGACGGACTAACGCCCGCAGATGCCGTCAAGGAGCTCGGCCGTACTCCGGCCTCAATCAAGAAGGACATAAGAACCCTTATTGAAAGCGGTCGAATTCTTGCGGCTGGCGAGCTGCTGGTCGCGAAATCGGCGGCTCTGAAAGCTGCAAAAACGATTCTTGCCCTGCTGGAGGAATTTCACAAAACAAATCCGCTGGTCGCGGGCATCAGCAAAGAAGCTTTGCGTGAGCGCCTTGGCCTCAGCGATCAGTTGTTCACATTCCTGATCAATCAGCTCACGGCCGGGAAAAAGATCGAAGCTCAAGGTGAGCAAATCCGGCTTGCCGGACGAGGCGTCACAATGAGCGGCGACGAGGAGCGCGCCCGCAAGGCGATCGAAGAGGCATTTTCCTCGGCCGGGTTGAAGGTACCTCTTCTCAAAGACGTCCTGGCCTCGCTATCGATTGACCGTGCGCGCAGTCAGAAGATCATGACGTTGCTTTTGCGCGAAGGCGTATTGGTGAAGCTCGGCGACGAGCTCGTCTTCCATCGCACCGCGCTTGAGCAGCTACGCCACTTGGTTTCTGCAGAGAAAAATAAGACGCCAAGAATTGACGTTAGCCGGTTCAAGGACCTTGCCGGCGTCACTCGAAAGCACGCGATTCCACTGCTTGAGTACCTTGATCGCGAGCGGGTGACGCGAAGAGTGGGAGATGTCCGCGAGATACTCTAG
- a CDS encoding Gfo/Idh/MocA family oxidoreductase, translating to MIRFGILGFGLHAVRRLMPGFADARHCTVTGLWRRDPQKAKQAIREYPKLPLKTYETPDSLCASQDIDAIFVASPDALHLEHVLIAIRHGKPVLCEKPLAMNAREAEQMVEAADKAGVLFGVAQNFRFEPSVNRIRDAVSAGTFGKPLLARSEFHYFMRQHPRKWLKDPTLACGGPVGDVAVHCIDALRYIFQDEVASVFGRALYDQESGAVEAAATLVLEFKKGTIADVTVSTRAEYRTPLWITCEGGIVGAEDALTVDHAVDIQTKAIGGELKTERVSNDRTYSDQVDAFALAIEKGTPFPIPGCEGLINQRILDAAYASIRTGRRVQL from the coding sequence ATGATCCGATTTGGAATTCTTGGCTTCGGTCTTCATGCTGTGCGTCGCCTGATGCCGGGCTTTGCTGACGCGAGGCACTGCACGGTTACAGGCCTTTGGCGGCGCGATCCGCAGAAAGCAAAGCAGGCCATTCGCGAATATCCCAAGCTCCCCCTTAAAACTTACGAAACGCCCGACTCGCTTTGTGCTTCGCAGGACATCGACGCCATCTTTGTCGCCTCGCCAGATGCCTTGCACCTGGAACACGTGCTCATTGCTATTCGTCACGGCAAACCCGTACTCTGCGAAAAACCATTGGCGATGAATGCGCGTGAAGCAGAGCAGATGGTGGAGGCGGCGGACAAAGCCGGAGTGCTGTTTGGCGTAGCTCAGAACTTTCGTTTCGAACCAAGCGTGAATCGAATTCGCGACGCTGTCTCAGCAGGAACGTTCGGCAAGCCGCTGCTAGCCCGCTCCGAGTTTCATTACTTCATGCGCCAGCATCCGCGCAAATGGCTGAAGGATCCAACCTTGGCATGCGGTGGTCCGGTGGGCGACGTGGCTGTGCACTGCATTGATGCGCTGCGCTATATCTTTCAGGATGAGGTCGCTTCGGTGTTCGGAAGAGCGCTCTATGATCAGGAATCCGGAGCCGTTGAAGCCGCAGCAACATTGGTGCTCGAGTTCAAAAAGGGGACGATCGCCGACGTGACTGTCTCGACGCGCGCGGAATATCGCACTCCGCTGTGGATCACCTGCGAAGGCGGAATCGTTGGGGCTGAAGATGCGCTCACTGTGGACCACGCAGTCGATATCCAGACAAAAGCTATCGGCGGCGAATTGAAGACCGAGCGCGTATCGAATGACCGCACCTACTCCGATCAGGTTGATGCCTTTGCTCTTGCAATTGAGAAGGGCACCCCGTTTCCAATTCCTGGCTGCGAGGGGTTGATCAATCAGCGAATTCTCGATGCAGCATACGCCAGCATCAGGACCGGCCGGCGAGTCCAGCTTTAG
- a CDS encoding SurA N-terminal domain-containing protein, whose protein sequence is MNSVRAYLFPTLLLATCALVSGCSRGSHGADVMAKVNGHPISRAEVEKYYENQSAGAPQKPTGEQEESLRLNILKQLIDQEIMMQRAEKLNLVATDDEVDRKLNELKAPYTQEQFEQKMKDSHMTLDDLKRDLRRNLTIDKVLNKEITSKINITDKEITDFYNENKAQFNLIEPRYHLAQIVVSSQPAQQVSNLKNDKAQNEAEARKKIQMIENRLESGDDFAQVAMNYSEQPDTAGNGGDMGMISESQLRTNPEIYAAVSKLKPGEISHPLPVVDPNTKKVIGYSIVRLISKEPAGQRELNDPRVQQFIREQLRDSREQLLKSAYYDVVHNESKIENYYAEELLKNVK, encoded by the coding sequence TTGAATTCGGTTCGCGCTTATCTTTTCCCAACATTACTGCTGGCAACCTGCGCGCTTGTGAGCGGTTGCTCGCGCGGAAGTCATGGCGCCGATGTGATGGCCAAAGTGAACGGCCATCCGATTAGCCGTGCCGAGGTCGAGAAGTATTACGAAAATCAATCGGCGGGCGCTCCGCAAAAACCAACGGGCGAGCAAGAAGAGAGTCTGCGCCTGAACATCCTGAAGCAGCTCATCGATCAGGAGATCATGATGCAGCGTGCGGAGAAGCTCAACCTGGTCGCCACCGACGATGAAGTCGATCGCAAGCTGAACGAACTCAAAGCGCCGTACACGCAGGAACAGTTCGAGCAGAAGATGAAAGACAGTCATATGACGCTCGACGACCTCAAACGCGACCTGCGACGAAACCTCACCATTGACAAGGTTCTTAACAAAGAGATCACATCGAAAATCAACATTACCGACAAGGAAATCACGGACTTCTACAACGAGAACAAAGCGCAGTTCAATCTGATCGAGCCGCGCTATCACCTTGCGCAGATCGTCGTCAGTTCGCAGCCGGCGCAGCAGGTAAGCAATCTCAAGAACGACAAAGCCCAGAACGAAGCCGAGGCGCGCAAGAAGATCCAGATGATCGAGAATCGTCTGGAGAGCGGAGATGATTTCGCCCAGGTCGCGATGAACTACTCCGAGCAGCCGGACACCGCAGGTAACGGAGGCGATATGGGCATGATCTCGGAATCGCAACTGCGTACCAATCCAGAAATCTACGCGGCGGTTTCTAAATTGAAACCTGGCGAGATCAGCCATCCCCTGCCGGTGGTCGATCCCAATACCAAGAAGGTGATCGGATACAGCATCGTGCGGCTAATCTCGAAAGAGCCGGCAGGACAACGTGAGCTGAACGATCCGCGTGTGCAGCAATTCATTCGCGAGCAACTTCGCGACAGCCGCGAACAGCTTCTCAAATCTGCGTACTACGACGTAGTGCATAACGAGTCAAAAATTGAAAATTACTACGCCGAAGAATTGCTGAAGAACGTGAAGTGA
- a CDS encoding DsbA family protein produces MKFRLTLVCALAFTLGCSAQSNKSTDAAALNRRIAQKVRSTFQLPSSLEVSVGKRSPSEIPGYDMVPVTLSNSSHTSTHQFLISKDDKTLIEWEKLDISKDLMDTINTEGRPERGNKDAKVTIVNYDDFECPFCSRMHQTLFPDLMKSYGSQVKIIYKDYPLVEIHPWAMHAAVDANCLAAQNGDAYWEFADYIHANQKEINGEKRDIDQEYGRIDQLTRDLGTKHKLDSASLDACIKKQDDTVVRASMKEGDKLGVGATPTMFVNGERIEGVVSEAALSSVIDRALKDAGENPPPAPKASASQSPAPAASRQNGPQTAESQRPH; encoded by the coding sequence TTGAAATTCCGACTCACTCTTGTTTGCGCGCTTGCATTCACACTGGGCTGCTCAGCCCAATCCAATAAAAGCACCGACGCGGCGGCCTTAAATCGCAGGATCGCGCAGAAGGTGCGCAGCACGTTTCAGCTTCCGTCGTCACTTGAAGTCTCGGTTGGCAAGCGTAGCCCAAGCGAAATTCCCGGGTATGACATGGTTCCTGTAACGCTCTCCAACAGCAGTCATACCAGCACGCATCAGTTCCTCATTTCCAAAGATGACAAGACGCTGATTGAGTGGGAGAAGCTCGACATCAGTAAAGACCTGATGGACACGATCAACACCGAAGGCCGTCCCGAAAGAGGAAACAAGGATGCCAAGGTGACCATCGTTAATTACGACGATTTTGAATGTCCGTTCTGCTCGCGGATGCACCAGACGCTCTTTCCCGACCTGATGAAGAGCTACGGCAGCCAGGTCAAAATCATTTACAAGGACTACCCTTTGGTTGAGATTCATCCATGGGCCATGCACGCGGCCGTAGATGCTAATTGCCTTGCGGCTCAAAATGGCGATGCCTATTGGGAGTTCGCTGATTACATCCACGCGAATCAAAAGGAAATTAACGGCGAAAAGCGTGATATTGACCAGGAGTACGGACGAATCGATCAACTCACGCGGGATCTTGGTACCAAGCACAAGCTCGACTCGGCGAGTCTCGATGCCTGCATCAAGAAGCAGGATGACACTGTTGTGCGCGCCTCGATGAAGGAGGGAGACAAGCTTGGCGTCGGCGCCACTCCCACTATGTTCGTTAACGGAGAGCGCATTGAGGGAGTCGTGTCTGAGGCTGCATTAAGTTCAGTGATCGACCGCGCTCTGAAGGATGCCGGCGAAAATCCGCCACCTGCGCCTAAGGCTTCCGCTTCCCAATCGCCTGCTCCGGCGGCTTCGCGACAAAATGGACCGCAAACGGCTGAGAGTCAACGTCCACACTGA
- a CDS encoding sigma-54 dependent transcriptional regulator has protein sequence MVLVLEPPQKIALLVIDDEPHVAELMPDIFSDMPLDVLVATDAKSGIRMLVQHHPRVVILDLHLRDTSGMKVLEQIAEFDSRIEVILLSGDYSSSLAIEAIEKGAADFLGKPIPVTELRARVERSLDAAEKNRRTSELDAELAASFRFQGMVGRSPRMLELFNKVARVAPHFRTALVNGAPGTGKKTIARALHKLSPAHDGPFLVANCASLRESSAEREFFGSENWSLPGLLKDASGLLERAHRGTLVLDHIYEMPLSLQSKLLRVLQSGELQRLGSTTPRRVDVRMIATTEQDLCTAVADGRFREDLYYRLSPLHLKLPSLRERAEDLPLLQRHFVEEYADQYGKPITGLTRRAQDLLMHHRWPGNVRELEEVIAAAVRRSEGEVLDVGHFPVALKADPGAAATMMSLHEAQRQYVHEVLQAVHGNAGRAAEILRISLTDLYDILAQGDTSEAS, from the coding sequence ATGGTCCTTGTTCTAGAGCCGCCGCAAAAGATCGCGCTGTTGGTGATCGATGACGAACCGCACGTCGCTGAACTGATGCCGGATATCTTCAGCGACATGCCGCTCGATGTCCTCGTGGCGACCGATGCCAAAAGCGGAATCAGAATGCTCGTTCAGCATCATCCGCGGGTCGTCATTCTCGATCTGCACCTGCGCGACACGAGTGGGATGAAGGTGCTCGAACAAATTGCGGAATTTGATTCGCGTATAGAAGTCATTCTGCTGTCCGGGGACTATTCGTCTTCGCTGGCCATTGAAGCTATCGAAAAGGGCGCGGCAGATTTTCTCGGCAAGCCAATTCCCGTGACGGAACTTCGAGCGCGTGTTGAACGCTCCCTCGACGCCGCCGAGAAGAACCGCCGAACGAGCGAGCTCGACGCCGAACTCGCTGCCTCTTTTCGATTTCAGGGAATGGTTGGGCGCAGTCCTCGAATGCTGGAACTCTTCAACAAAGTGGCGCGCGTAGCTCCGCATTTCCGCACCGCTCTGGTAAATGGTGCTCCCGGAACAGGAAAGAAGACTATCGCCCGCGCGCTGCACAAGCTCTCGCCGGCTCACGATGGTCCCTTTCTGGTCGCCAACTGCGCCAGTTTGCGAGAGTCGTCGGCCGAAAGAGAGTTTTTTGGATCCGAAAATTGGTCATTGCCCGGTTTGCTGAAGGATGCATCCGGACTGCTCGAGCGCGCCCATCGCGGGACACTTGTCCTCGATCACATCTACGAAATGCCCCTATCTCTACAGTCGAAGCTTCTGCGTGTACTTCAAAGTGGCGAGCTTCAGCGGCTGGGCTCGACGACTCCGAGGCGAGTCGACGTACGGATGATCGCGACGACTGAACAAGATCTGTGCACCGCCGTGGCAGACGGACGGTTCCGCGAAGACCTCTATTATCGTTTGTCACCGCTCCACTTGAAGCTTCCCAGCCTCCGAGAACGAGCGGAAGACCTGCCGCTGCTGCAGCGCCACTTTGTCGAGGAGTATGCAGATCAATACGGCAAACCGATCACCGGTCTCACGCGGCGTGCGCAGGATTTGTTAATGCATCATCGCTGGCCGGGGAACGTTCGCGAATTGGAGGAAGTGATCGCAGCAGCGGTGAGACGCAGCGAAGGCGAAGTACTCGACGTGGGCCACTTCCCCGTTGCTTTGAAGGCCGACCCAGGGGCGGCAGCAACGATGATGTCTTTGCACGAAGCACAACGACAATACGTGCATGAAGTACTGCAGGCCGTGCACGGCAATGCTGGACGTGCTGCCGAGATTTTGAGGATCAGTCTCACGGACCTGTACGATATCCTCGCGCAAGGCGATACATCCGAAGCAAGCTAA
- a CDS encoding helix-turn-helix transcriptional regulator: protein MTPGERLRKLRDKLGFTLKDVEDASLRLAADRDNMRYWVAQSRLSNIESKGVLPGIYKLEALAIIYRRSICELLEWYGIERQTISTVAPVRKTHLIENARVETCELPVRLDPLFDDKKTSYIRRMIQEWGVRPIAALHTLQNSEYTYGYVGTEDYTLYPMILPGSFVQVDPKLTSIETGPWVSDFERPVYFLETHDSYICGWCALISSREIQVQPHALSGLPARNFRYPDEIEVVGRVVGIAMKLKSALREPERETSAIPVQS from the coding sequence ATGACACCAGGAGAACGACTTCGTAAGCTCCGCGACAAGCTCGGATTTACTCTGAAGGATGTGGAGGACGCCAGTCTGCGCCTTGCAGCTGACCGGGACAACATGCGCTATTGGGTGGCGCAGAGCCGGCTGTCAAATATTGAGAGCAAAGGCGTCCTGCCGGGAATCTACAAGCTCGAAGCGCTCGCCATTATCTATCGCCGCAGTATTTGCGAGCTGCTGGAGTGGTATGGCATCGAGAGACAGACTATCAGCACCGTGGCTCCGGTGCGCAAGACTCACCTGATAGAGAATGCCCGCGTCGAAACCTGTGAACTTCCTGTCAGGCTTGATCCTCTGTTCGATGACAAGAAAACCAGTTACATCCGGCGCATGATTCAGGAATGGGGCGTGCGGCCGATCGCTGCGCTCCACACGTTGCAAAATAGTGAATATACATACGGTTACGTGGGAACAGAGGACTATACCCTTTACCCGATGATTCTGCCCGGAAGCTTTGTCCAAGTGGATCCGAAGCTGACTTCTATAGAGACAGGGCCATGGGTTTCGGACTTTGAGCGGCCAGTGTATTTCCTCGAAACCCACGACAGCTACATCTGTGGATGGTGTGCACTGATCAGCAGCCGTGAAATTCAGGTACAGCCGCACGCGCTATCCGGATTGCCCGCGCGCAATTTCCGCTATCCCGATGAAATCGAAGTAGTTGGACGCGTTGTAGGGATTGCAATGAAACTCAAGAGCGCTTTGCGCGAGCCTGAGCGAGAGACCTCAGCGATTCCAGTACAAAGTTGA
- a CDS encoding carboxypeptidase regulatory-like domain-containing protein, with protein sequence MSRRFRSVFLSLLAASLIAPMLSFAQTSRGMIAGTVTDTTGAAIPGASVTAVNKDNGLKRSVVTGPTGAYRMDAMDLGAYTITVSSNGFDTLTLDNVAVRGSVITPADATLRVGVKSESVTVEATNNGVETQTAAITHTISNKEVTSLPIQNFNPISLATTLPGVADVNETGRNFANGTGFSVNGLNTRSNNFLIDGQDNNDNGVQGQAFQPINPNAIQEVSVLTNSYSAEFGRGGASVTNVIYKSGSNNFHGSVWDNYSGSGLNSVDAQSGLAGATSNDKARYDTHTFGFAVGGPVVKNKLFFFFTPEWQRFYGNSTPAVIAAPTALGASQLQAYGSANANLLLQYFGNLRASGNTFNVNTQSNGAGQNIEFGLVQRTPPPQQQPDTQYSFKVDYVASERNVIAVRYLHDYNKVSPDFYNNPTSLPGFDTNQGGPSQNIGGSWTHTFTPNAVNEFRSSYGKFDFEFAPEPDSLKNPLYTEPRITINGISRLSLLGVAPIVPQGRGHQTYQEQDAFTYTRGNHTWKLGADVAHLLVNDHIPFNYFGTETYNAGGGFTPFGNFLDDFTGLGTFGAISFGSPVAAPKMTQQGYFLEDTWKARPNLTLSLGLRYEYAGNPENYEAYPAFNLANGPFNNLTDKVMVKNDTNNFGPRIGVTYSPNFLPGILGEKKTVFRGGFGVFYDSFYTLMLDNVQASAPNAVADSIVGTSGRGLANASTLIAQQSPVLNPLAGQTSVASDLQNPKIYQWNLDVQRELPASMIMTLAYVGTRGEHLFESDTINAFAGYDPNALGSGALAYLPRLNPARGPITVRDNSGDSHYNGLSAEVERHFARGLLFRSAYTFSKAIDNGSDVYYGLGTFTVVPQSPYFPDGRKGERALSAFDSRHRWVTSFVYSVPGYNSNSNQFTHALSLLSNGWEFANVLSLQSGEPATISVAGIDTNGDGNTANGRPFLGNVTAPITSVGIDGIFVGGTPGTIYNNDTGAPTTASNVHWIVAPGVGNVGRNTYIQPGSYNLNTAVTRTIRMPKWEGQELRLRAEFYNVLNHANYDYTPGIDMNVLDGTGSFLNLQQGRQGQRVVKGVLQYTF encoded by the coding sequence ATGAGTCGTCGTTTTAGAAGTGTATTTTTATCGCTCCTGGCCGCATCCCTCATCGCTCCGATGCTCTCGTTTGCACAGACGAGCCGAGGCATGATCGCGGGAACCGTTACTGACACCACCGGCGCCGCAATTCCGGGCGCATCGGTTACAGCCGTTAACAAAGACAATGGACTGAAGCGCAGCGTTGTCACCGGACCCACCGGCGCGTACCGCATGGACGCCATGGACCTCGGCGCTTACACCATCACCGTGAGCAGCAACGGATTTGACACGCTCACCCTCGACAACGTCGCAGTTCGTGGTTCGGTAATCACGCCGGCGGATGCAACGCTGCGAGTTGGCGTTAAGAGCGAGTCTGTCACTGTCGAAGCAACGAACAACGGCGTTGAGACACAGACGGCAGCCATCACACACACCATCAGCAACAAGGAAGTCACCAGCCTTCCCATTCAGAACTTCAATCCAATCTCGCTGGCGACGACTCTTCCCGGCGTTGCCGATGTGAACGAGACTGGACGCAACTTCGCGAATGGAACGGGCTTCTCCGTGAACGGGCTTAACACGCGCTCGAACAACTTCCTGATTGACGGTCAAGATAACAACGACAACGGCGTGCAAGGTCAGGCGTTCCAGCCGATCAATCCGAACGCTATTCAGGAAGTCTCGGTGTTGACGAACTCCTACTCGGCCGAATTCGGACGCGGTGGAGCTTCGGTCACCAACGTGATTTACAAGAGCGGCAGCAACAATTTTCACGGTTCAGTTTGGGACAACTACAGCGGTTCCGGACTGAATTCGGTCGATGCGCAGTCTGGACTTGCCGGCGCGACTTCGAACGACAAGGCTCGCTACGACACGCACACTTTTGGATTCGCAGTAGGTGGTCCCGTGGTGAAGAACAAGCTGTTCTTCTTCTTCACTCCGGAGTGGCAGCGCTTTTACGGCAACTCGACGCCAGCCGTGATCGCCGCCCCGACAGCTTTGGGCGCATCGCAGCTTCAGGCGTATGGAAGCGCAAACGCCAACCTGTTGCTGCAGTATTTCGGCAATCTGCGCGCCAGCGGCAACACCTTCAACGTGAACACGCAGAGCAACGGTGCCGGACAGAACATCGAATTCGGCCTGGTGCAGCGCACGCCTCCTCCGCAACAGCAGCCAGACACACAATACAGCTTCAAGGTTGATTACGTTGCCTCTGAGCGCAACGTGATCGCCGTGCGTTATCTGCACGACTACAACAAAGTAAGCCCGGACTTCTACAACAATCCGACTTCACTCCCTGGCTTTGACACGAATCAGGGTGGACCTTCGCAGAACATCGGCGGATCGTGGACTCACACGTTCACCCCGAATGCGGTAAACGAATTCCGTTCGTCCTATGGCAAGTTCGATTTCGAATTTGCTCCTGAGCCGGACAGCTTGAAGAACCCCCTCTACACCGAGCCTCGCATCACCATCAACGGCATCTCGCGTCTGTCCCTGCTCGGTGTTGCTCCAATCGTGCCGCAGGGACGCGGTCACCAGACCTATCAGGAACAGGACGCATTCACCTACACTCGCGGCAACCACACCTGGAAGCTGGGCGCCGATGTTGCGCACCTGCTGGTGAACGATCACATTCCGTTCAACTACTTCGGAACTGAAACCTACAATGCCGGCGGCGGATTCACTCCGTTCGGCAACTTCCTCGACGACTTCACAGGGCTCGGCACCTTTGGCGCAATCAGCTTCGGTAGCCCGGTAGCGGCGCCCAAGATGACGCAGCAGGGCTACTTCCTCGAAGATACATGGAAGGCTCGTCCCAATTTGACACTCTCTCTCGGGCTGCGCTATGAGTACGCCGGCAATCCTGAAAATTACGAAGCGTATCCCGCGTTTAATCTTGCGAACGGTCCGTTCAACAACTTGACCGATAAGGTCATGGTGAAGAACGACACCAACAACTTCGGTCCTCGCATTGGCGTGACTTACAGCCCGAACTTCTTGCCCGGCATTCTAGGTGAGAAGAAAACTGTGTTCCGCGGCGGCTTCGGCGTCTTCTATGACTCGTTCTACACGCTGATGCTCGACAACGTGCAGGCCTCCGCTCCGAACGCGGTTGCCGATAGCATCGTCGGAACCAGCGGACGCGGACTCGCCAACGCGAGCACGTTGATCGCGCAGCAAAGTCCCGTTTTGAATCCGCTCGCTGGACAGACTTCGGTGGCTTCGGACCTGCAGAACCCGAAGATCTATCAGTGGAACCTCGACGTACAGCGCGAACTGCCGGCATCGATGATCATGACATTGGCATACGTGGGGACTCGCGGCGAGCATCTCTTCGAGTCCGACACGATCAACGCCTTTGCCGGGTACGATCCGAACGCACTGGGATCTGGCGCGCTTGCATACTTGCCGCGCCTGAATCCCGCACGTGGACCGATCACGGTTCGCGATAACAGCGGCGACTCGCACTACAACGGCTTGAGTGCCGAAGTGGAGCGTCACTTCGCTCGCGGGCTGCTATTCCGCAGTGCTTACACCTTCAGCAAGGCAATCGACAACGGCTCCGACGTGTATTACGGTCTCGGCACCTTCACGGTCGTTCCGCAGAGCCCGTATTTCCCTGATGGACGCAAAGGCGAGCGCGCACTCTCGGCGTTCGACTCGCGTCATCGCTGGGTAACGAGCTTCGTTTACTCGGTTCCTGGATACAACTCGAATAGCAATCAGTTCACCCACGCTCTGAGCCTGCTCAGCAATGGATGGGAGTTCGCGAACGTGCTGAGCTTGCAGTCGGGTGAGCCGGCGACGATTTCCGTCGCGGGGATCGACACCAATGGCGACGGTAATACCGCCAACGGGCGCCCCTTCCTCGGCAACGTTACTGCGCCGATCACCTCTGTGGGCATCGATGGAATCTTCGTCGGTGGCACCCCGGGCACCATCTACAACAACGACACGGGCGCTCCGACCACTGCCAGCAACGTTCACTGGATCGTCGCTCCTGGAGTGGGCAATGTGGGTCGCAATACTTACATCCAGCCAGGCTCCTACAACCTGAACACTGCAGTCACGCGCACGATCAGGATGCCGAAGTGGGAAGGGCAGGAGCTTCGTCTGCGTGCTGAGTTCTACAACGTGCTCAATCACGCGAACTACGACTACACGCCTGGAATTGACATGAACGTGCTCGATGGCACCGGCAGCTTCCTGAACCTGCAGCAAGGACGTCAGGGGCAGCGCGTCGTCAAGGGCGTGTTGCAGTACACGTTCTAA